The Streptomyces sp. Alt3 genome has a segment encoding these proteins:
- a CDS encoding ABC transporter permease — protein sequence MARYLARRLAFLAVSLALASVVLFVLLRMLPGDPANALTSVGASPEQIAAARHAIGSDRPLPEQFTHWIGQLASGDLGTSFVSSLPVGPEVAARMDVTVPLTLAAFVLAVLIAVPAGFTAAHKRHTWYGALLNGVSQLGIAIPVFWLGMILIAVFALNAGWLPSGGFPQDGWADPAEAVRSLVLPVVTIALVMSASLIRYVRSATLDVLGSDYLRTARALGSSFGGAMRRHGLRNASVPVISVLGIELASTLLGAVVVESVYALPGLGSMLATGIAQHDYPVIQGVLFVSTLAVLLIGFVADLAQRIIDPRLRGRLSGGSR from the coding sequence ATGCTGCCGGGCGACCCGGCCAACGCGCTCACCTCGGTCGGTGCCAGCCCCGAGCAGATAGCCGCGGCCCGTCACGCCATCGGCTCGGACCGCCCGCTGCCCGAACAGTTCACCCACTGGATCGGGCAGCTGGCGAGCGGCGACCTCGGGACCTCTTTCGTCAGCTCACTGCCCGTGGGCCCCGAGGTCGCAGCCCGGATGGACGTCACCGTGCCGCTCACCCTGGCCGCCTTCGTCCTGGCCGTGCTGATCGCGGTTCCCGCCGGATTCACGGCGGCCCACAAGCGGCACACCTGGTACGGCGCGCTGCTCAACGGGGTGTCCCAACTGGGCATCGCGATACCCGTGTTCTGGCTCGGCATGATCCTCATCGCGGTGTTCGCACTGAACGCCGGCTGGCTGCCCTCCGGCGGCTTCCCGCAGGACGGCTGGGCCGATCCGGCCGAGGCGGTCCGCTCCCTCGTCCTGCCGGTCGTGACCATCGCCCTCGTGATGAGCGCGTCCCTGATCCGCTACGTCCGCTCCGCCACACTCGACGTCCTCGGCAGCGACTACCTGAGGACCGCGCGCGCCCTCGGCTCGTCCTTCGGGGGTGCCATGCGGCGGCACGGGCTGCGCAACGCCTCCGTGCCGGTGATCTCCGTCCTCGGCATCGAACTCGCCTCGACGCTGCTCGGCGCGGTCGTCGTGGAGTCGGTGTACGCGCTGCCGGGCCTCGGCTCGATGCTCGCCACCGGCATCGCACAGCACGACTACCCGGTCATCCAGGGCGTGCTGTTCGTGTCCACCCTCGCGGTGCTGCTGATCGGCTTCGTGGCCGACCTGGCCCAGCGGATCATCGACCCGCGGCTGCGCGGCCGGCTCTCGGGAGGTTCCCGATGA